The proteins below are encoded in one region of Methanofollis aquaemaris:
- a CDS encoding type II/IV secretion system ATPase subunit, whose product MGAPLFVSAKLPFKTEANEDLSGCYADPESSALYRMLPSNAREYVKQSPHLLEYLNIFPVNQYGIPLFFSELGRDARNIENLNLIYPADGDTFIHILQDPEDVRNYYIPIEPSFLHSVNYLMPAVEARLIDLLDALDKDPITNEERTVVLKKLIHEIVYIKESGEEISSDLLKGIQKTSVKDKVVKFLNTDFSAKKKLDTSEVDTGVTRLPDGRIVVTPQEHRALEYMMVRDKIEMGILKPFLSDPYIEDISCDGVGPIFIEHKVFKGLKSVIGFTESGPLDHFVIKMAERIKKPITYRNPVVDATLPDGSRINIVYGSDISRHGSNFTIRRVNEEPLSILHLISSKTCDFTIAAYLWICLEFGMSLFVSGETASGKTTTLNAITTFLPPENKIVTIEDTPELTVPHRNWTREVAKGKGKGEGEGSDVTMFDLLKAALRQRPNQILVGEIRGIEGSVAFSAMQTGHPVMSTFHAASVEKLIQRLCGDPINIPKTHVDNLNIVLIQSAVRRPGGGTVRRILSINELVGYDPQSQGFSFVEMFHWDPVTDEHVFSGRGSSYLLENKIATLLGIPESKRNEIYFEVEKRAKILQRLNDAGYIRFWDLFHMISKIKKQGLLDIEV is encoded by the coding sequence ATGGGCGCACCACTCTTTGTTTCAGCAAAACTCCCATTCAAAACAGAGGCAAACGAGGATCTGAGCGGTTGCTATGCAGACCCCGAGTCCTCTGCCCTGTACCGGATGCTCCCCTCCAATGCGAGAGAGTACGTGAAGCAGAGCCCTCACCTTCTCGAGTACCTCAACATCTTCCCGGTGAACCAGTATGGGATCCCGCTCTTCTTCTCTGAACTCGGGCGGGACGCCAGAAACATTGAGAACCTCAACCTCATCTACCCGGCTGACGGTGACACATTCATTCACATCCTTCAGGACCCCGAAGATGTCAGGAACTACTATATCCCGATCGAGCCCTCCTTCCTCCACAGTGTCAACTATCTGATGCCGGCAGTCGAGGCCAGGCTCATCGACCTCCTGGATGCCCTGGATAAAGACCCGATCACCAACGAGGAGCGGACGGTGGTCCTGAAGAAACTGATCCATGAGATCGTGTACATCAAAGAGTCGGGCGAGGAGATCAGTTCCGACCTCCTCAAAGGCATCCAGAAGACCTCGGTCAAGGACAAAGTTGTCAAGTTCCTCAACACCGACTTCTCGGCAAAGAAGAAACTTGACACCAGCGAGGTGGACACAGGGGTCACCAGACTCCCTGACGGGCGGATCGTGGTCACCCCCCAGGAACACCGGGCGCTCGAGTACATGATGGTCAGGGACAAGATCGAGATGGGCATCCTCAAGCCCTTCCTCTCCGACCCCTATATCGAGGATATCTCCTGCGACGGCGTCGGCCCGATCTTCATCGAGCACAAGGTCTTCAAGGGGCTCAAGTCGGTGATCGGGTTCACGGAATCCGGCCCCCTCGACCATTTTGTCATCAAGATGGCCGAGCGGATCAAGAAACCGATCACCTACCGCAACCCGGTGGTGGACGCCACCCTCCCTGACGGGTCGCGTATCAACATCGTGTACGGCAGCGACATCAGTCGGCACGGGAGCAACTTCACGATCAGGAGAGTGAATGAAGAACCGCTCTCCATCCTCCACCTCATCAGTTCCAAGACCTGCGACTTCACGATCGCGGCGTACCTCTGGATCTGCCTTGAGTTCGGGATGTCCCTCTTCGTGAGCGGGGAGACGGCGAGTGGGAAGACGACCACCCTCAACGCCATCACCACCTTTCTCCCGCCTGAGAACAAGATCGTGACCATCGAGGATACCCCCGAACTGACCGTGCCGCACCGGAACTGGACGCGCGAGGTCGCGAAGGGGAAGGGTAAGGGCGAGGGCGAGGGCTCGGACGTGACGATGTTCGACCTGCTGAAAGCCGCCCTCCGTCAGCGTCCCAACCAGATCCTGGTGGGTGAAATCCGTGGTATCGAAGGGAGCGTCGCCTTCTCGGCCATGCAGACCGGCCACCCGGTCATGAGCACCTTCCACGCCGCGTCGGTGGAAAAATTGATCCAGCGTCTCTGCGGTGACCCGATCAATATCCCGAAAACCCATGTGGACAACCTCAACATCGTCCTCATCCAGAGTGCGGTCCGCAGACCGGGCGGCGGGACCGTACGAAGGATCCTCAGCATCAACGAACTTGTCGGCTATGATCCCCAGTCCCAGGGCTTCTCCTTTGTCGAGATGTTCCACTGGGACCCGGTCACCGACGAGCATGTCTTTTCCGGGCGGGGGAGCAGTTATCTGCTTGAGAACAAGATCGCGACCCTGCTCGGCATCCCGGAAAGCAAGAGAAACGAGATCTACTTTGAGGTCGAGAAACGGGCGAAGATCCTGCAGAGGCTCAACGATGCCGGGTATATCAGGTTCTGGGATCTCTTCCACATGATCTCGAAGATCAAGAAACAGGGTCTCCTTGATATCGAGGTCTGA
- a CDS encoding flagellin, which translates to MRKFGKNDEAFTGLEAAIVLIAFVVVAAVFSYMMLGAGFFTSQKSQEVVHTATSQTSSSVDLAGSVVVIGGASDKLANATFYLQLTSGGTPVDLSRTAYAVTTDNAFALLNSTQVGYTWYNNDTDSDSLLEAGELVKVDVPLNDVSVSPKQVFTIDVKPSVGAALSLARTAPTRIEDKRFYEVY; encoded by the coding sequence ATGAGAAAATTCGGAAAGAATGATGAGGCATTCACCGGTCTCGAGGCTGCGATCGTCCTGATCGCCTTCGTCGTCGTGGCCGCTGTGTTCTCGTACATGATGCTCGGCGCTGGTTTCTTCACCTCCCAGAAGAGCCAGGAAGTCGTCCACACGGCGACTTCTCAGACGAGTTCGTCGGTCGATCTGGCGGGCAGCGTCGTCGTGATAGGTGGCGCCAGCGACAAACTGGCCAATGCGACCTTTTATCTCCAGCTGACCTCTGGCGGTACGCCCGTCGACCTCAGCAGGACTGCATATGCGGTGACCACGGACAACGCCTTCGCGTTGCTGAACAGTACGCAGGTAGGATACACCTGGTACAACAACGATACCGACTCCGACAGCCTCCTTGAGGCCGGCGAACTGGTGAAAGTTGATGTGCCCCTGAATGATGTTTCTGTCAGCCCGAAGCAGGTCTTCACCATCGACGTGAAGCCGTCGGTCGGTGCCGCACTGTCCCTCGCACGGACCGCCCCCACGCGGATTGAAGATAAGAGATTCTACGAAGTGTACTGA
- the flaJ gene encoding archaellar assembly protein FlaJ has translation MFESVKSKLAEKNGGTVPFEGEFKAVKTKVAEISENKKMEGDLVFMTTYMASAMTADVSRPELFEYTANRYEYISTKYIQKVVFFVKRWNYGYAEGLRMVADRVHNDMLRSMFNRYANSIESGVPDGDFLEMELGTARNVYRNTFEQGFEMLKKWGDAYIALLFSSMLIAIILMISVAIYAPSGIDSALNMAYAMVLLTSGFGVTLMYRAVPVDEKTIDRSMNHWCSREQAMIDRLQKPILGITAVGVLLLLLAGVNTGMVYLMIGLLLAPLGIIGYIDNHNVVLRDEDFPAFIRGVGSIMEGKGTTMVEAIREVDRKSLVALEPLINSAYTKLNLGLEEALTWERFIGDCGTNLIAKYMNIFRDSVALGGAPGVIGKIVGSSMLSQVLLRRKRDMVATGFIVLLVPMHIAMVGIFLTLYEILHTMSKAVTNVMASLGENQAALTSSDSIAGSMMGSMTMFVNFPEDKMVPFVMIILLMITMSNIIAGKVVVGGDRYMVYFLSALLFAITGMLILIVPPIIEFFFQIPQFGAV, from the coding sequence ATGTTTGAGTCGGTGAAGAGCAAACTCGCCGAGAAGAACGGCGGGACAGTCCCCTTCGAAGGAGAGTTCAAGGCGGTGAAGACAAAGGTCGCCGAGATCTCCGAGAACAAGAAGATGGAAGGGGACCTGGTCTTCATGACGACATACATGGCTTCGGCGATGACGGCAGACGTCTCCAGGCCCGAACTCTTCGAGTACACCGCAAACCGGTACGAGTACATCTCGACAAAGTACATCCAGAAGGTTGTCTTCTTTGTCAAACGCTGGAACTACGGGTATGCCGAGGGGCTCAGGATGGTGGCCGACCGGGTCCACAACGACATGCTCAGGAGCATGTTCAACCGGTACGCCAACTCCATCGAGTCAGGGGTGCCTGACGGCGACTTCCTGGAGATGGAATTGGGCACCGCCCGCAATGTCTACCGCAACACCTTCGAACAGGGCTTTGAGATGCTGAAAAAGTGGGGCGACGCCTATATCGCCCTCCTCTTCTCCTCGATGCTCATTGCGATCATCCTCATGATCTCGGTCGCGATCTATGCACCGAGCGGGATCGATTCCGCACTCAACATGGCCTATGCCATGGTCCTGCTCACCTCCGGGTTCGGCGTCACCCTGATGTATCGCGCCGTCCCGGTCGACGAGAAGACCATCGACCGTTCGATGAACCACTGGTGTTCGCGTGAACAAGCGATGATCGACAGGCTGCAGAAACCGATCCTCGGGATCACCGCGGTCGGTGTTCTCCTCCTTCTTCTGGCAGGAGTGAACACCGGAATGGTCTACCTGATGATCGGTCTCCTGCTTGCCCCCCTCGGGATCATCGGGTACATCGACAACCACAATGTGGTGCTCAGGGACGAGGATTTCCCGGCATTTATCCGGGGTGTGGGATCGATCATGGAAGGGAAGGGCACCACCATGGTCGAGGCGATCCGGGAGGTCGACCGCAAGTCTCTCGTCGCCCTCGAACCTCTCATCAACTCGGCCTATACCAAGTTGAACCTGGGGCTTGAAGAGGCGCTGACCTGGGAGCGGTTCATCGGCGACTGCGGGACAAACCTCATTGCAAAGTATATGAACATCTTCCGGGACTCGGTCGCACTCGGCGGAGCGCCGGGAGTCATCGGTAAGATCGTGGGATCGTCCATGCTCTCGCAGGTGCTCCTGCGCCGGAAGCGCGATATGGTGGCGACCGGGTTTATTGTCCTCCTGGTCCCCATGCACATCGCCATGGTCGGGATCTTCCTGACCCTCTATGAGATCCTCCACACGATGTCGAAGGCCGTCACCAACGTGATGGCATCGCTGGGCGAGAACCAGGCGGCTCTCACCTCGTCGGATTCGATCGCCGGATCGATGATGGGCTCGATGACCATGTTTGTCAACTTCCCTGAGGACAAGATGGTTCCTTTCGTGATGATCATCCTCCTGATGATCACCATGTCCAACATCATCGCAGGCAAGGTTGTCGTAGGGGGGGACCGGTACATGGTTTATTTCCTCTCGGCGCTCCTCTTCGCCATCACCGGGATGCTTATCCTCATCGTACCGCCGATTATCGAATTCTTCTTCCAGATTCCCCAGTTTGGAGCGGTTTAA
- a CDS encoding CheF family chemotaxis protein: MSSLPVKIEVQGKWIAAKLALDAEGMKSSDNTLAVQYKSIVDLEAKGSVLSIVIKGQKDPIRIASVAKVLSIVKRQILASCSAYRLSTFFMSPAVRGGVFVKDANWEKGGIAVLVSGIWFFSKDHQICVPMDDVASIEMTKREVQGKNIDVIKIDHIEESDVVTSLVLCPITTLQVLYNFLKESTKGMDMAGNELDPQSAQVAMLVYSGMDTASIENMLNVSQRDVDHIYDVLIKQGLAEVVVTRREVKLTTKGVRYISDATKV, translated from the coding sequence ATGAGTAGTCTGCCGGTGAAGATCGAAGTGCAGGGAAAATGGATCGCTGCAAAACTCGCTCTGGACGCTGAGGGTATGAAGTCCTCGGACAACACCCTTGCTGTCCAGTACAAATCGATTGTCGACCTTGAGGCAAAGGGTAGTGTTCTCAGCATTGTGATAAAGGGACAGAAGGATCCCATCAGGATCGCATCGGTCGCAAAGGTGCTCAGTATTGTGAAGAGACAGATCCTCGCCTCATGCAGTGCGTACCGCCTCAGCACCTTCTTCATGTCCCCGGCAGTGAGGGGAGGCGTCTTTGTCAAGGATGCAAACTGGGAGAAAGGGGGTATCGCCGTCCTGGTGTCGGGCATCTGGTTCTTCTCGAAGGATCACCAGATCTGCGTGCCCATGGATGATGTCGCCTCGATCGAGATGACCAAGCGGGAGGTCCAGGGCAAGAATATCGATGTCATCAAGATCGACCACATTGAGGAGAGTGATGTGGTCACCAGTCTGGTCCTCTGTCCGATCACGACCCTCCAGGTGCTCTACAATTTTCTCAAGGAGTCCACAAAGGGGATGGATATGGCGGGCAACGAACTCGATCCCCAGTCGGCGCAGGTCGCGATGCTTGTCTACAGCGGGATGGACACGGCATCGATCGAGAATATGCTCAATGTGTCGCAGCGGGATGTCGATCATATCTATGATGTCCTGATCAAACAGGGGCTTGCCGAGGTCGTCGTGACTCGAA
- a CDS encoding archaellin/type IV pilin N-terminal domain-containing protein, with protein MRSFKQEEAFTGLEAAIVLIAFVVVAAVFSYVMLGAGFFTSQKSQEVVHSSMAQASSSVEIVGNVVGLGGSSHDNLTNVLFTISTTAGGSAYDVGDVLMTYTDKGGQYIVNRSSSVDRKTGKITPGVPGAGNWSVEQILNGNDDTLVQRGEQFLINVSIPADATAVSGDQFGIELKPAVGATLQLKKYVPTQVDNVTLLFE; from the coding sequence ATGAGATCTTTCAAGCAGGAAGAAGCATTTACCGGCCTTGAGGCTGCAATCGTGCTCATCGCATTTGTTGTGGTCGCAGCGGTCTTCTCGTATGTGATGCTCGGCGCTGGTTTCTTCACCTCCCAGAAGAGCCAGGAAGTCGTCCACAGCAGTATGGCACAGGCCAGTTCGAGCGTCGAGATCGTCGGCAATGTCGTCGGCCTCGGCGGATCGTCCCATGATAATCTGACGAACGTCCTCTTTACCATCTCGACGACTGCCGGCGGTAGCGCCTATGATGTCGGAGACGTCCTGATGACCTATACCGATAAGGGCGGCCAGTACATTGTCAACCGGAGTTCCTCTGTGGACAGAAAGACCGGTAAGATTACCCCTGGTGTCCCTGGTGCAGGCAACTGGTCTGTCGAGCAGATCCTGAACGGGAACGACGACACCCTCGTGCAGAGGGGCGAACAGTTCCTCATTAACGTCTCGATTCCGGCAGATGCAACTGCAGTCTCCGGCGATCAGTTCGGCATTGAACTCAAGCCTGCGGTCGGTGCGACCCTCCAGCTGAAGAAGTACGTGCCGACACAGGTCGACAACGTTACCCTCCTCTTCGAGTGA
- a CDS encoding ATPase domain-containing protein, whose product MAEQSDNSLGDLLGGADKKILSTGNTELDKKIADGLPLESLTLIEGENDTGKSVLTQQIIWGAMKQGLNVDLFTTENTTKSFISQMESMSLDISDYFAWGYLRTYPLHTVGFEWKKEDMQGILQAIIAQIHQSKAEVAVIDSLTLFTEYASTDMILTFFTNCKNLVDHGKTILITLHTYAFEADTLVRIRSICDAHLFMKKALVGDKYVMMLEVVKVRGAQRTTGNIISFEVHPGYGMKIIPMTYAKV is encoded by the coding sequence ATGGCGGAACAATCAGACAACTCCCTTGGCGACCTCCTTGGCGGGGCGGACAAGAAGATCCTCTCCACAGGAAACACGGAACTGGACAAGAAGATTGCCGACGGCCTGCCCCTCGAGTCGCTCACCCTCATCGAAGGGGAGAACGACACCGGCAAGAGCGTGCTCACCCAGCAGATCATCTGGGGAGCGATGAAGCAGGGACTCAACGTCGACCTCTTCACCACCGAGAACACCACCAAGAGTTTCATCAGCCAGATGGAGTCAATGAGCCTGGACATCTCCGACTACTTTGCCTGGGGATATCTGCGAACCTATCCCCTGCATACCGTCGGGTTTGAGTGGAAGAAAGAGGACATGCAGGGCATCCTCCAGGCCATCATCGCGCAGATCCATCAGAGCAAGGCCGAGGTGGCGGTCATCGATTCACTCACGCTTTTCACGGAATACGCCTCCACCGACATGATCCTCACCTTCTTCACGAACTGCAAAAACCTCGTCGACCACGGCAAGACGATCCTGATCACCCTGCACACCTACGCCTTCGAGGCCGACACCCTGGTGCGTATCAGATCGATCTGCGACGCCCACCTCTTCATGAAGAAGGCACTTGTCGGCGACAAGTACGTCATGATGCTTGAGGTCGTAAAGGTACGCGGGGCACAGAGGACCACCGGGAACATCATCAGTTTCGAGGTCCACCCAGGTTATGGCATGAAGATTATTCCGATGACCTACGCGAAGGTCTGA
- a CDS encoding sugar phosphate isomerase/epimerase family protein yields MYGISTYALHTLPLAEALDRIAALTGYVEVMDDGLHFLENAEPLLSYDLRYTIHAPSRSVNIASTLEPIRRASVEVITDCFSIAAEVGADVVIHPGYFAWEADKEEARRQFGRSLDELSGAAMERSINYAVENMAWEFFLLQTPDELPLPGDVGLVLDVGHANIRRCLPAFLDHPISHFHLHDNDGSADTHSPVGTGTVDFAAVMKAVRRSGVDPVIEVKEIEGAIESIEKLEGIYG; encoded by the coding sequence ATGTACGGGATCTCCACCTATGCCCTCCATACCCTCCCACTCGCCGAGGCGCTGGACCGGATCGCGGCCCTGACCGGATATGTCGAGGTGATGGACGACGGGCTTCACTTCCTTGAGAATGCAGAGCCGCTCCTCTCCTATGACCTCCGTTACACCATCCATGCGCCGTCCAGGAGCGTCAACATCGCCAGCACCCTTGAACCGATCCGGCGGGCAAGCGTCGAGGTGATCACCGACTGTTTCTCCATTGCGGCGGAGGTGGGTGCCGACGTGGTTATCCATCCGGGGTACTTCGCATGGGAGGCCGACAAAGAGGAGGCGCGCCGGCAGTTCGGACGGTCGCTGGACGAACTCTCGGGGGCGGCCATGGAACGATCGATCAACTATGCGGTGGAGAACATGGCATGGGAGTTCTTCCTCCTCCAGACTCCCGACGAACTCCCCCTGCCCGGAGATGTGGGACTTGTCCTCGATGTGGGCCATGCCAACATCAGGAGATGTCTTCCCGCATTCCTCGACCACCCGATCTCCCACTTCCATCTTCATGACAATGACGGGAGTGCCGACACCCACTCGCCGGTGGGTACCGGGACCGTCGATTTTGCCGCGGTGATGAAAGCGGTCAGGAGGAGCGGCGTTGACCCGGTGATCGAAGTGAAAGAGATCGAAGGCGCGATTGAGAGCATTGAGAAACTTGAAGGGATTTACGGATAG
- a CDS encoding flagellin, with product MSSETITTAILLIGAVIAAGVLVNAIFPIIYTISDTAGSTSHAVDQQARTDIKIINAYVSASNKSADIWIKNLGSTRIAVNELSSSDIFIGKPGEFNRISYSSGWTYDVLDGDSKYWLPGETILIDIDDCNLLPTVSGDVVYFQIVLPGGTVRSTEFTAGA from the coding sequence ATGTCGAGCGAAACCATTACGACTGCTATATTGCTAATCGGTGCTGTAATAGCAGCCGGAGTGCTCGTTAATGCAATTTTCCCCATAATTTATACTATTTCTGACACTGCAGGATCTACTTCTCATGCCGTGGATCAGCAGGCCCGGACAGATATCAAGATCATCAATGCCTATGTCTCAGCCTCGAACAAGAGTGCGGATATCTGGATTAAAAATCTCGGTTCAACCCGGATTGCAGTAAATGAACTGTCTTCATCTGACATCTTCATCGGCAAACCCGGCGAATTCAACCGGATCTCTTATTCTTCAGGCTGGACCTATGATGTCCTTGATGGAGACTCAAAATACTGGCTGCCAGGTGAGACGATCCTGATTGACATCGATGATTGCAACCTTCTTCCTACAGTGTCCGGAGATGTCGTCTATTTCCAGATCGTGCTGCCCGGCGGGACGGTGAGGTCGACAGAGTTCACGGCAGGTGCATGA